The following are encoded together in the Equus quagga isolate Etosha38 chromosome 15, UCLA_HA_Equagga_1.0, whole genome shotgun sequence genome:
- the TFAP2A gene encoding transcription factor AP-2-alpha isoform X2, giving the protein MSLLAKMGDWQDRHDGTSNGTARLPQLGTVGQSPYTSAPPLSHTPNADFQPPYFPPPYQPIYPQSQDPYSHVNDPYSLNPLHAQPQPQHPGWPGQRQSQESGLLHTHRGLPHQLSGLDPRRDYRRHEDLLHGPHGLGSGLGDLPIHSLPHAIEDVPHVEDPGINIPDQTVIKKGPVSLSKSNSNTVSAIPINKDNLFGGVVNPNEVFCSVPGRLSLLSSTSKYKVTVAEVQRRLSPPECLNASLLGGVLRRAKSKNGGRSLREKLDKIGLNLPAGRRKAANVTLLTSLVEGEAVHLARDFGYVCETEFPAKAVAEFLNRQHSDPNEQVTRKNMLLATKQICKEFTDLLAQDRSPLGNSRPNPILEPGIQSCLTHFNLISHGFGSPAVCAAVTALQNYLTEALKAMDKMYLSNNPNSHTDNSAKSSDKEEKHRK; this is encoded by the exons ATGTCCTTACTTGCCAAAATGGGGGACTGGCAG GACCGTCACGACGGCACCAGCAACGGGACGGCACGGTTGCCCCAGCTGGGCACTGTAGGTCAATCTCCCTACACGAGCGCCCCGCCGCTGTCCCACACCCCCAATGCCGACTTCCAGCCCCCCTACTTCCCCCCGCCCTACCAGCCTATCTACCCCCAGTCGCAAGATCCTTACTCCCACGTCAACGACCCCTACAGCCTGAACCCCCTACACGCCCAGCCGCAGCCGCAGCACCCGGGCTGGCCCggccagaggcagagccaggagtctGGGCTTCTGCACACGCACCGGGGGCTGCCCCACCAGCTGTCGGGCCTGGATCCTCGCAGGGACTACCGGCGGCACGAGGACCTCCTGCACGGCCCCCACGGGCTTGGCTCAGGACTCGGAGACCTCCCGATCCACTCCTTACCTCACGCCATCGAGGACGTCCCG CATGTAGAAGACCCGGGTATTAACATCCCAGATCAAACTGTAATTAAGAAAG GCCCCGTGTCCCTGTCCAAGTCCAACAGCAACACCGTCTCCGCCATCCCCATCAACAAGGACAACCTCTTCGGCGGCGTCGTGAACCCCAACGAAGTCTTCTGTTCAGTTCCGGGTCGCCTCTCGCTCCTCAGCTCCACCTCGAAGTACAAGGTCACGGTGGCGGAAGTACAGCGGCGCCTCTCACCGCCCGAGTGTCTCAACGCTTCACTGCTGGGCGGAGTGCTGCGGAG GGCGAAGtctaaaaatggaggaagatctttaagagaaaaattggacaaaataggATTAAATCTGCCAGCAGGGAGACGTAAAGCTGCCAACGTCACTCTGCTCACATCACTAGTGGAGG GAGAAGCCGTCCACCTAGCCAGGGACTTTGGGTATGTGTGCGAAACCGAATTTCCTGCCAAAGCAGTAGCTGAATTTCTCAACCGACAGCATTCCGATCCCAATGAGCAAGTGACAAGAAAAAACATGCTCCTGGCTACAAA ACAGATATGCAAAGAGTTCACCGACCTGCTGGCTCAGGACCGATCTCCCCTGGGGAACTCGCGGCCCAACCCCATCCTGGAGCCCGGCATCCAGAGCTGCTTGACCCACTTCAACCTCATCTCCCacggcttcggcagcccagcgGTGTGCGCCGCGGTCACGGCCCTGCAGAACTATCTCACCGAGGCCCTCAAGGCCATGGACAAAATGTACCTCAGCAACAACCCCAACAGCCACACGGACAACAGCGCCAAAAGCAGTGACAAAGAGGAGAAACACAGAAAGTGA
- the TFAP2A gene encoding transcription factor AP-2-alpha isoform X1, whose amino-acid sequence MKMLWKLTDNIKYEDCEDRHDGTSNGTARLPQLGTVGQSPYTSAPPLSHTPNADFQPPYFPPPYQPIYPQSQDPYSHVNDPYSLNPLHAQPQPQHPGWPGQRQSQESGLLHTHRGLPHQLSGLDPRRDYRRHEDLLHGPHGLGSGLGDLPIHSLPHAIEDVPHVEDPGINIPDQTVIKKGPVSLSKSNSNTVSAIPINKDNLFGGVVNPNEVFCSVPGRLSLLSSTSKYKVTVAEVQRRLSPPECLNASLLGGVLRRAKSKNGGRSLREKLDKIGLNLPAGRRKAANVTLLTSLVEGEAVHLARDFGYVCETEFPAKAVAEFLNRQHSDPNEQVTRKNMLLATKQICKEFTDLLAQDRSPLGNSRPNPILEPGIQSCLTHFNLISHGFGSPAVCAAVTALQNYLTEALKAMDKMYLSNNPNSHTDNSAKSSDKEEKHRK is encoded by the exons atgaaaatgctttggaaactGACGGATAATATCAAGTACGAGGACTGCGAG GACCGTCACGACGGCACCAGCAACGGGACGGCACGGTTGCCCCAGCTGGGCACTGTAGGTCAATCTCCCTACACGAGCGCCCCGCCGCTGTCCCACACCCCCAATGCCGACTTCCAGCCCCCCTACTTCCCCCCGCCCTACCAGCCTATCTACCCCCAGTCGCAAGATCCTTACTCCCACGTCAACGACCCCTACAGCCTGAACCCCCTACACGCCCAGCCGCAGCCGCAGCACCCGGGCTGGCCCggccagaggcagagccaggagtctGGGCTTCTGCACACGCACCGGGGGCTGCCCCACCAGCTGTCGGGCCTGGATCCTCGCAGGGACTACCGGCGGCACGAGGACCTCCTGCACGGCCCCCACGGGCTTGGCTCAGGACTCGGAGACCTCCCGATCCACTCCTTACCTCACGCCATCGAGGACGTCCCG CATGTAGAAGACCCGGGTATTAACATCCCAGATCAAACTGTAATTAAGAAAG GCCCCGTGTCCCTGTCCAAGTCCAACAGCAACACCGTCTCCGCCATCCCCATCAACAAGGACAACCTCTTCGGCGGCGTCGTGAACCCCAACGAAGTCTTCTGTTCAGTTCCGGGTCGCCTCTCGCTCCTCAGCTCCACCTCGAAGTACAAGGTCACGGTGGCGGAAGTACAGCGGCGCCTCTCACCGCCCGAGTGTCTCAACGCTTCACTGCTGGGCGGAGTGCTGCGGAG GGCGAAGtctaaaaatggaggaagatctttaagagaaaaattggacaaaataggATTAAATCTGCCAGCAGGGAGACGTAAAGCTGCCAACGTCACTCTGCTCACATCACTAGTGGAGG GAGAAGCCGTCCACCTAGCCAGGGACTTTGGGTATGTGTGCGAAACCGAATTTCCTGCCAAAGCAGTAGCTGAATTTCTCAACCGACAGCATTCCGATCCCAATGAGCAAGTGACAAGAAAAAACATGCTCCTGGCTACAAA ACAGATATGCAAAGAGTTCACCGACCTGCTGGCTCAGGACCGATCTCCCCTGGGGAACTCGCGGCCCAACCCCATCCTGGAGCCCGGCATCCAGAGCTGCTTGACCCACTTCAACCTCATCTCCCacggcttcggcagcccagcgGTGTGCGCCGCGGTCACGGCCCTGCAGAACTATCTCACCGAGGCCCTCAAGGCCATGGACAAAATGTACCTCAGCAACAACCCCAACAGCCACACGGACAACAGCGCCAAAAGCAGTGACAAAGAGGAGAAACACAGAAAGTGA
- the TFAP2A gene encoding transcription factor AP-2-alpha isoform X3: MLVHSFSAMDRHDGTSNGTARLPQLGTVGQSPYTSAPPLSHTPNADFQPPYFPPPYQPIYPQSQDPYSHVNDPYSLNPLHAQPQPQHPGWPGQRQSQESGLLHTHRGLPHQLSGLDPRRDYRRHEDLLHGPHGLGSGLGDLPIHSLPHAIEDVPHVEDPGINIPDQTVIKKGPVSLSKSNSNTVSAIPINKDNLFGGVVNPNEVFCSVPGRLSLLSSTSKYKVTVAEVQRRLSPPECLNASLLGGVLRRAKSKNGGRSLREKLDKIGLNLPAGRRKAANVTLLTSLVEGEAVHLARDFGYVCETEFPAKAVAEFLNRQHSDPNEQVTRKNMLLATKQICKEFTDLLAQDRSPLGNSRPNPILEPGIQSCLTHFNLISHGFGSPAVCAAVTALQNYLTEALKAMDKMYLSNNPNSHTDNSAKSSDKEEKHRK; the protein is encoded by the exons ATGTTAGTTCACAGTTTTTCAGCTATG GACCGTCACGACGGCACCAGCAACGGGACGGCACGGTTGCCCCAGCTGGGCACTGTAGGTCAATCTCCCTACACGAGCGCCCCGCCGCTGTCCCACACCCCCAATGCCGACTTCCAGCCCCCCTACTTCCCCCCGCCCTACCAGCCTATCTACCCCCAGTCGCAAGATCCTTACTCCCACGTCAACGACCCCTACAGCCTGAACCCCCTACACGCCCAGCCGCAGCCGCAGCACCCGGGCTGGCCCggccagaggcagagccaggagtctGGGCTTCTGCACACGCACCGGGGGCTGCCCCACCAGCTGTCGGGCCTGGATCCTCGCAGGGACTACCGGCGGCACGAGGACCTCCTGCACGGCCCCCACGGGCTTGGCTCAGGACTCGGAGACCTCCCGATCCACTCCTTACCTCACGCCATCGAGGACGTCCCG CATGTAGAAGACCCGGGTATTAACATCCCAGATCAAACTGTAATTAAGAAAG GCCCCGTGTCCCTGTCCAAGTCCAACAGCAACACCGTCTCCGCCATCCCCATCAACAAGGACAACCTCTTCGGCGGCGTCGTGAACCCCAACGAAGTCTTCTGTTCAGTTCCGGGTCGCCTCTCGCTCCTCAGCTCCACCTCGAAGTACAAGGTCACGGTGGCGGAAGTACAGCGGCGCCTCTCACCGCCCGAGTGTCTCAACGCTTCACTGCTGGGCGGAGTGCTGCGGAG GGCGAAGtctaaaaatggaggaagatctttaagagaaaaattggacaaaataggATTAAATCTGCCAGCAGGGAGACGTAAAGCTGCCAACGTCACTCTGCTCACATCACTAGTGGAGG GAGAAGCCGTCCACCTAGCCAGGGACTTTGGGTATGTGTGCGAAACCGAATTTCCTGCCAAAGCAGTAGCTGAATTTCTCAACCGACAGCATTCCGATCCCAATGAGCAAGTGACAAGAAAAAACATGCTCCTGGCTACAAA ACAGATATGCAAAGAGTTCACCGACCTGCTGGCTCAGGACCGATCTCCCCTGGGGAACTCGCGGCCCAACCCCATCCTGGAGCCCGGCATCCAGAGCTGCTTGACCCACTTCAACCTCATCTCCCacggcttcggcagcccagcgGTGTGCGCCGCGGTCACGGCCCTGCAGAACTATCTCACCGAGGCCCTCAAGGCCATGGACAAAATGTACCTCAGCAACAACCCCAACAGCCACACGGACAACAGCGCCAAAAGCAGTGACAAAGAGGAGAAACACAGAAAGTGA